Proteins co-encoded in one Arachis stenosperma cultivar V10309 chromosome 7, arast.V10309.gnm1.PFL2, whole genome shotgun sequence genomic window:
- the LOC130940306 gene encoding protein HEAT INTOLERANT 4-like encodes MRNASKRKREAQHGPQQNKKHSTKSLSRSQANPKPQEEYFEEKRNLEDLWREVFLVGTEWDQLDSVYQYKWNFSNLENAFEEGGVLHGKRVYLFGCTEPQQVCFKDVEKVVFVPIIVAVVSPFPPSDKIGITSVQRENEEIIPMKQMKMDWIPYMPPKDRLKSQIFILSCTQRRSALKHLKLEQVKKYEYCLPYFYHPFKEDELEQSTEVQILFPTEPKPVFCTFDWEFEDLEELTNAVIQDEELSADQKDVFKEFVKERVREAKKANKEAREARRKAIEEMSEETKAAFENIRFYKFYPVQSPDAPDVSKKCNVINRYYGKAHEYL; translated from the exons ATGAGGAATGCAAGTAAGAGGAAGAGAGAAGCCCAACATGGTCCACAACAAAACAAGAAACATTCCACGAAATCACTTTCTCGATCTCAAGCTAACCCTAAGCCCCAGGAGGAGTACTTCGAGGAGAAGCGCAACTTG GAAGATTTGTGGAGAGAAGTTTTCCTTGTTGGAACAGAG TGGGACCAATTGGATTCTGTATATCAGTACAAGTGGAATTTCTCTAATCTGGAA AATGCATTTGAAGAGGGCGGTGTTCTACATGGGAAAAGGGTTTACCTTTTTGGTTGCACTGAGC CTCAACAAGTCTGCTTTAAAGATGTAGAAAAAGTTGTCTTCGTACCTATTATTGTCGCT GTAGTATCACCTTTCCCACCATCTGATAAAATTGGGATTACCTCTGTTCAAAGAGAGAATGAAGAGATTATTCCCATGAAACAAATGAAAATGGATTGGATCCCATATATGCCTCCAAAGGACCG ATTGAAGTCTCAAATATTTATCTTGAGTTGCACCCAAAGGAG GTCTGCTTTAAAACATCTAAAGTTGGAACAAGTAAAAAAGTATGAGTACTGCTTGCCAT ATTTCTACCATCCATTCAAGGAAGACGAACTTGAACAAAGTACCGAGGTTCAAATATTGTTTCCAACAGAGCCGAAGCCG GTCTTTTGTACATTTGATTGGGAGTTTGAAGATCTTGAG GAGCTCACTAATGCTGTCATACAAGATGAGGAATTATCAGCAGATCAAAAAGATGTCTTCAAG GAATTTGTCAAGGAAAGAGTACGTGAAGCAAAGAAAGCTAATAAAGAG GCAAGGGAAGCTCGGAGGAAAGCCATTGAGGAAATGAGTGAGGAAACTAAAGCTGCATTTGAAAATATAAGATTTTACAAATTCTATCCTGTGCAAAGTCCAGATGCTCCTGATGTGTCAAAGAAG TGTAACGTCATTAACAGGTATTATGGAAAGGCTCATGAGTATCTGTGA
- the LOC130940069 gene encoding uncharacterized protein LOC130940069 — MARNFDDMFNEALYGKRRRQDNTLIDNWIDEYLLEDSEEEDIDRSPIPITRRWINRDREARHDRLFQDYFADEPVYNADIFRRRFRMRRDVFLRLVHALSNVYPYFQQRVDATGRRGLSPLQKCTAAIQMLAYGVAADAVDDYVRIGESTTIECLEKFVEGVISVFQDEYLRKPNPNDVQRLLQMAEGRGFPGMLGSIDCMHWQWKNCPKAWKFSGSNNDINVLDRSPVFDDILNDRAPEVNYTINGNNYTMGYYLADGIYPEWATFVKSISKPQDEKRKLFAQYQEGQRKDVERAFGVLQARFAIIRGPAHFWEKKKLANIMRAYIILHNMIVEDEKDSYAGNFTQGLEYDDVENDLSQPQLGEEDFAPYHQFLQRNAQL, encoded by the exons ATGGCTAGAAATTTTGATGATATGTTCAATGAGGCTTTGTATGGCAAAAGAAGACGACAAGATAACACACTCATAGATAACTGGATCGATGAGTATTTACTCGAAGattcagaagaagaagatattgATAGAAGTCCTATCCCAATTACTCGTAGATGGATCAACAGAGATCGAGAAGCAAGACATGATCGCCTTTTCCAAGATTACTTTGCAGATGAACCGGTGTATAATGCTGACATTTTCCGACGGAGATTTCGAATGAGAAGAGATGTGTTCCTTCGGTTAGTACACGCTCTCTCAAATGTCTATCCGTATTTCCAACAGAGGGTTGAtgcaactggaagaagaggctTGTCGCCACTTCAGAAATGTACCGCTGCGATACAGATGTTAGCATATGGTGTAGCAGCTGATGCTGTTGATGATTATGTGCGCATAGGTGAGAGCACTACAATTGAATGCTTGGAAAAATTTGTTGAAGGTGTCATTTCCGTGTTCCAGGATGAATACTTGCGAAAACCCAATCCAAATGACGTACAACGCCTGCTACAAATGGCGGAGGGTCGTGGCTTCCCTGGCATGTTGGGTAGCATTGACTGCATGCATTGGCAATGGAAAAATTGTCCAAAGGCGTGGAAAT TTTCTGGTTCAAATAATGATATCAACGTGTTAGATCGTTCTCCAGTGTTTGATGATATTCTAAATGACCGTGCTCCGGAGGTAAATTATACTATTAATGGTAATAATTATACAATGGGATACTATTTAGCTGATGGTATTTATCCTGAATGGGCCACATTTGTCAAATCAATCTCAAAGCCACAAGATGAGAAACGCAAGTTATTTGCACAATACCAAGAAGGGCAAAGAAAAGATGTGGAACGAGCATTCGGAGTGTTACAAGCACGCTTTGCAATTATACGTGGTCCAGCTCATTTTTGGGAAAAGAAAAAACTTGCCAACATAATGAGAGCTTATATTATATTGCATAATATGATTGTTGAGGATGAAAAAGACAGTTATGCAGGAAATTTTACTCAAGGCTTAGAGTATGATGATGTTGAAAATGACTTATCACAACCTCAGCTGGGAGAGGAAGATTTTGCACCATACCATCAATTTCTTCAAAGAAATGCCCAACTTTGA
- the LOC130940070 gene encoding uncharacterized protein LOC130940070 yields the protein MLRLEQKWRSQLPTQSGGSKRTKVSTTGAYSSSSNPETPLADEPGVDSPVRPQGSKKSKRRGKKKAQMSEDFSERKSSVVKKLSLMEDIKNVREKELMEREKEREEEKEHRAKMMAIKEKEIQIQAAMKEQELQTQRYIKEMEIKAKERKMDMQILNADTSTMSEKRRALHEIACEKIMAKWFT from the coding sequence ATGCTTCGGTTGGAGCAAAAATGGAGAAGCCAACTACCTACACAGAGTGGCGGCTCAAAGAGAACCAAGGTTAGTACAACTGGAGCATACTCATCCTCATCAAACCCAGAAACACCGTTGGCTGACGAACCCGGTGTGGACTCTCCCGTTCGCCCACAAGGATCAAAGAAGAGCAAGCGAAGAGGTAAGAAAAAAGCACAGATGTCTGAAGATTTTAGCGAAAGAAAATCATCGgttgtaaaaaaattatctctcatggaagatatTAAGAATGTTAGAGAAAAGGAACTAATggaaagggaaaaagaaagagaagaggagaagGAACATAGAGCAAAGATGATGGCAATCAAAGAGAAGGAGATACAAATTCAAGCGgcaatgaaagaacaagaattaCAAACTCAGAGGTATATTAAAGAAATGGAGataaaagcaaaagaaaggaaaatggATATGCAAATACTTAATGCTGACACGTCTACAATGAGTGAGAAACGACGAGCTCTTCATGAGATTGCATGTGAGAAAATAATGGCCAAGTGGTTTACTTAA
- the LOC130940071 gene encoding glutathione S-transferase T3-like, with product MQDFTDFSYIPTAKSNSQTPHFPFSSIFNSSIGNVTPTSLPFPTQFSASRHNSSGVGGSSNPSSQTPIQSSPNSQYSDFANPRGLDAIDLNDDDIEDRRQDSIQHWYWKEDEMLISGWLNVSTDPVVGTDQKGKTFWSRIHSYCVEFCTDMTRGVVACKKRWYKINKAVAQFAGCYDQASRNIRSGSNADDIKELAYKLYSTNYGQKFTFERH from the exons ATGCAAGATTTTACTGATT TTTCCTATATTCCAACCGCAAAATCAAATTCACAAACACCCCATTTTCCATTTTCGTCCATATTTAACTCCTCTATCGGAAATGTTACTCCAACTTCCTTGCCGTTTCCAACTCAATTCAGTGCATCAAGACATAACTCATCTGGTGTTGGTGGCTCTTCTAACCCATCCTCTCAGACTCCTATACAATCTAGTCCCAATTCGCAATATTCAGATTTTGCCAACCCTCGTGGATTAGATGCTATCGACcttaatgatgatgatattgaagATCGGAGGCAAGATAGTATTCAACACTGGTATTGGAAAGAGGATGAGATGCTGATCAGTGGATGGTTAAATGTTTCAACTGACCCTGTAGTTGGTACCGATCAAAAGGGGAAAACATTTTGGAGTCGAATTCATAGCTACTGTGTAGAATTTTGCACCGACATGACAAGGGGGGTAGTTGCATGTAAGAAACGATGGTATAAGATCAACAAGGCTGTTGCACAATTTGCTGGTTGTTACGATCAAGCTAGTCGAAACATAAGGAGTGGTTCGAACGCTGATGATATAAAGGAGTTGGCTTATAAACTTTATTCCACAAATTATGGTCAAAAGTTCACTTTTGAGAGGCATTAG